GTCGATGACCTGGGCCACGATGTGACGGTTGGAGCGCGTCACGACCAGACGCGGACGCTCAGCCGTACCCGAGATGTGCTTGCGGATCCGGATGTGGCGACGCTTGATGGCAGCACGCTTGTAAGCGTCGCCCTTAGCAATCTTGACACCGTATGCCATGGCTTACTTACCCGCCTTTCCGACCTTGCGGCGGATGACTTCGCCTTCGTACTTGACGCCCTTGGCCTTGTACGGGTCGGGCTTGCGCAGCTTGCGGATGTTGGCCGCAACCTCTCCGACCTTCTGCTTGTCGATGCCCTCGACCGAGAAACGGGTCGGGTTCTCCACCTTGAAGGTGATGCCCTCGGGGGCCTCGACAGTGATCGAGTGGCTGTAGCCGAGCGAGAACTCCAGGTTGGAGCCCTTCGCCAGGACGCGGTAACCGACACCGCTGATCTCGAGCTTCTTCACGTAACCCTGGGTCACGCCGGTGATCATGTTCGCCAC
Above is a genomic segment from Streptomyces sp. R21 containing:
- the rplF gene encoding 50S ribosomal protein L6 produces the protein MSRIGKLPITVPAGVDVTIDGRTVQVKGPKGALSHTVAAPIEVAKGEDGVLNVTRPNDERQNKALHGLSRTLVANMITGVTQGYVKKLEISGVGYRVLAKGSNLEFSLGYSHSITVEAPEGITFKVENPTRFSVEGIDKQKVGEVAANIRKLRKPDPYKAKGVKYEGEVIRRKVGKAGK